The DNA window CTTCCGGTGTGTACATCTATGTATGTCACCTTGTACTGAAAGATGGAACCAGTGTGGAAAAGAAAGGTGTAGTGAACCTGATCCGATAACCGTAAATGATCTGTGATGAAGAAGTATTTGCTTGCTTTCATAATAACAGCTGCGTTGCTGCATGGGCGTAAGGCCCATGCAGCAGCCTACAGCTGCCGCCAGGGAATAGACAGCCTCTTGAACAGTGCAAGGTCTATCGCCGCTTTCCCTAATCCGGTAACAGCTTCGCTGCATGTGCAATCCGTGAAAACGATGCGGGAGCTGGTGATTTATGCCCTGGACGGCAGGCAGGTAAGGAAGATACACACACCGGGCAAACATAACCTGGTGGAGGTATCCGGACTGGAACAAGGTCCTTATCTGCTGAAGGCCATATTTGAAGATGGGACAAGAACGTCAAAGATGATCATCAAACAATAATCATTTCATGATGAAAAATTGTACAAGATGTTAACCAAAATTATTAATCATCCTGTCGGCGCTACGCTACAG is part of the Chitinophaga flava genome and encodes:
- a CDS encoding T9SS type A sorting domain-containing protein; its protein translation is MKKYLLAFIITAALLHGRKAHAAAYSCRQGIDSLLNSARSIAAFPNPVTASLHVQSVKTMRELVIYALDGRQVRKIHTPGKHNLVEVSGLEQGPYLLKAIFEDGTRTSKMIIKQ